The nucleotide sequence GAGGCTCGCTCGGAGATACAACTCAAGACAATAATCGAACCGATTTTTGGAGCTGCGGACCGAGTCGTTTGTGGAATGCGTGAGATGTCGTCGTTCTAAATTGACGCGAGATTTAGTTTTCAACGGATGGTCTTGGATAGTTCACTGCgcataaacatatttttttatcgattGCGGCTGGATCAAGTCGTTCGCACGCGAAGCAGCCGACTTGGATTGTTATATACATActtgtaaatgagaaaaaaaaaaatgaagcgtTTGTTGAGACTCGCGAGAGTCGAGGTTTAGTGCACAAGGAATTCGAATGAGATCTACAATAAAACTTCTGCATCTCGAGATAGCAATTTTTATTACATACGGcctgatatttttttcttctctccgtTCACCTCTTTtgacaaatatatttatatatataaatcataTAGATATTTACGTTTTATACACATCGTTGGGGCGAAATAAAATTACGATCCCTATACACATGAACGTTGTAATTTCGGCATATTGGTATTATAAGCGTGATCGTAAAAATTGCTTTCCGAGTCAGTATACACAGTGATTCGTTATTTCGTTAGTTCTAAAAAATTTCTCGCATTTATCCTGCGGTTTAACACTTacacaataattataaacttaATAGTTATGCGGTTTTGTTAAACTAACTTTCTGGAAGTATATCCGATGCAGAGGTTTGCCTGTAGCTAGGTGTTGTTTAGCGATGTACGGTTCCAAAGTGCTGGATCACATTTATGACATGTCAAGATATAAGTATACTGaaggaaaattataattgGATTGTTTGACAATGAGAACGGCTACTGATAGCTACGTCGTTATACCGACAATTTCAAAACGGAAATTTGCTCTTCGACTtcgttatatatacatacaaatatttattgtcTAGCGTTTACTCTCCAAatatgtaatatttttaattgtacCGCCCACGTGACAATTTAGAGATGCGAATTGTCGCGATACCTTTTGGAGTATTGGATGAATTTGGAAAATGAAAGCAATGAAACAAAGTTATGTCATATGTCACAGCTCTCTGGAATTGAAAGACCGCGAAAGTGAATTCAAAGCAATCTTTTCAAGATCtcaattttgataaatattaaagAGTGAGGTTTTCTATTAGAGTCTATCAAATAGCAGAATCACGAAGGAATTTTCTACATTTCTTAAGAAAATTTACTCGCATTTTTcgcaaaatataatttagttGTAAGTATGACTACTCGTCGCTTTCTTTTATCATTGAATTGTTAGTTGATATTCTTTTAGAGGAAAACGATAATGTAAAAAGAGATATGTGTAATTGAGCTTTTCTTTGAATTACGCGTACCGATAAAAGATAAATTCTTTAGGTGATAAACGTATACTTTGTTATTGTTTGTGACTTTCTTGTAAGGTTTGTTAGACAGTTTGATGTTTCGTGAATAAAACCAATGATTCAAAAgagaaatgtattttttaatcgaCAGACCGATTGCATCGACGTCAACTTTATGAAACTTTTTCTTGATACAAAggcaatataataatataataataatattaataataattaataataataatgtagcGCTTAAAGTAACTCGTATGCGCAAAGATGAGAAACAAGAAAATCTTACAATAATATACAAACATTGCTACTAACAAATCTATTCGGAATGCGATTAATGTGACTTCTAAACGTACTCAGGGTTCCATGAATTTTTGTTCCACCAGTAcccttgtttttttttctcgctacaCTGATTATATGAAATCGAAGTGTCTTAATTTACAATTTCAAGGTTTAAGTCATTACAGGGATTACGCAAAACATCAAAATTCATCTACACAGTAATTTGaagactttttttatttgtatccACAataggtgatttttttttcattgtcaTATTATTTTGCCTCACGCGAAATTAAGTAGAGACCTTAGCAAATCACAATGTTTGTTCTATTTTACAATGTAGActgtttaatataaaattcaaaGTCAAACTAATACTCCGATCCTTAGAAAAAGCTTAGTTCCGTAGTTTTGTCCCCAGCAAAGACGTTTGTTGAGCTATGTTAATATTCCACTTGatttttcttacaaaaagaaaaaatgcaaatcaATTTTAAACCCTACATACTTATAGTAATACAATTTCAAAtgaattcttttaaaaaactcTATTCATTACATAACTAccaaagtattaaaaaagatCTCACGCAAAaatctttcattatttttcctgttcattttttctttaaaaaaaaggcaCTTAAACAAGTATATGACTTAAGGTTCGCTAGACGAAAGCCTTCATCGAGGGGTTCAGTGTTTGCTTCGGAGGGTTTGAGGGCGaaatggggggggggggggggggtatcAGGGAAGGACACCGAGTACGATATAattcaaaattgtttttttttcaacacttactgaatttttattatttgcttTTAATACGGAGAGATATAGAAAAACATATATTGATTGAGAAACAAACGGTCGATAACTTATGAATATTTTGATGcttcgataataataataatcatcattttttttcatggTATGTATCGTCtatgtataattattatattatataagagAGGTGCGCGCGATGTTGATAGAGTTGGGGGGCGCGACTGCGTTTGCGGTCTCGCTCCGCGCAAGCGCACttatgaacattttttttgtcttttacCCTTTTTGTATTCATTTGCTTAGCTTTACCCCGTTTTTGTCAACTCTCATTCTCTTTCTCGCACTGTTCTGCGACACTCATTCACACTCTTGCTCTCCGTCTATCAcgcgaatttattattatcatatcGCATCTTGCTTCGAATAACACCGCTACTACTGTCACTGTGTTACAGCACAGCGATCGAGCACGTTCCGTCCTTCGAAAAAATTTAGTATcccctttttctctcgctcactctctcaTATTCTCTCTCGCATGCGATTTCATCAGCTCTCCATCCTAATGAATTAATATCTCTTGCCCGCtagtaattaataataatattaataatgataaaaaaaagagtaatgaAAAGAATATTCTCGAGGAGAACGCAAAAGGGTCCGCGCACGTGGCCGCGACGTGTATGCGTGTCAGTGTAGCCGCGTGTAAAGTTTTTCTGTATATGGATGATGGGTCGTGTATGTCAGTGTAtgtttttccctttttccGTTCTCTCGTCAGTTTGTGCGCCGTTGTGCTCGCGCGCCACCGCCGGACAGAAGTGTGTATATACAAGTATTCGTAAAACTTCCCAAGTGCTCGGCTGTCTCACTCTCTCCCTCAcattctctccttctctctcgtcggCTTCCGACGAcgcgaactcgcgcgcgcgcatctttCAGATCTGCGCTCTCGTGGTTATTTATCTCTCCATCGCGCGCGGTATCGTCGCAGTCAGCCTTCCCCCGGTTCGTGCCCTCTTTTCTCTTAATCCCCGcactcctttttttctcgctctatCTCTCCGTGTTCCTTGGGTAGTTCTCGTCGTCAACTAGTGTTCGTCGCGTCTatgctccgtctctctctctctctcaccctctATACTCTCCTCGTCTCGGTTGTGATATTTCAGTTCAAGTTTATCTTTTCCTCCCACTcatttgctctctctctctctctcttattttcTGGCTGTATGTTTGGTGTAAAACCCTCAACCGACACACTGGTATCCTCGATCACCCTCCCTCTCgttttatttaacttttttatacgttttgtttataactttttttcgctttgctcTTGTTGCTCTGCTTGTTTATCTCTGCCTCAGGTTTTGTTTTAATCCTCTTTGAACGCGAGAAGACACGGCTGCACAGGCCCGGTCGCTACTTTACAGCACTATGCACAGCGATTTCTTTTTCTGCTTCATCTTCTTCTCCGGCGACTTTTTGTTGATTTGCCGTACCAGATCGTAGAAGATCTGCAAAACGAGATGCGAAGGGGTTAATTAATtgtgcgagaaaaaaatctcatttagtaaaatataatatattactGACATCGTTAACGTTAATTTTGGCTTTGGCCGACGTCTCCATGAACGCGCAATTATATTGCCGGGCAAGGTTGACGCCCTGGTCCTTGCCCACCACCCTCTCGTCCTCGAGGTCGCATTTGTTGCCGACGAGAACCATCGGCACGTCGTCCGTGTCCTTCACCCGCAGTATCTGCTCCCGCAGGTCGTGCAGGTCGTTGAACGTCGACTGGGCCGTTATCGAGTAGACCAGCACGAAGCCCTGGCCGTTCTTCATGTACAGATCCCTCATGGCCGTGAATTGTTCCTGCAAAATAACAGAGTAAAATTAGCAACgtctttttttcattaaattatcGGAAAACCAGTATTATCCCGTCCCGGTTATATGTACggcgaaaaaaattacagcCGAGCTCTCCGATGATGGATGAACGTTGCGGGCTTGACATTGACTCGCGCGCACACGGCTTACGTAAGGTTATATGACGTGTAGCCAAGCGCTGGAAGCTATTCGTATTAAAAATGATCCCacgggtctctctctctctctctctctctcttggccaAAGTTCATTCTCAAAGACTTTTCCCTCCTTATTTATGAGCTCGCGAGAGCTTTGAGCTGCCCTGATTTTCAAAGCGCCTTTAATGTACTTTCTGGATTAGCAGGTCGAGAAACgttgagaaaattttttaaggGGCTCGCGCACACTGCTTTATCGACCGCGAACTGAAACAACGTACCGATAAACTTTACAATtcacttatataaaaatgcgCCAAACTCCATTATTCAGCGCACGGTCGAtaaaacagtgtcacaggAATAATGAAAGATCGGCACCCCCTTAATCGCGACTTTTGAGTAATAACGTTTTCTCCGAGAAAGCGTCTGAAAAATTTAAGGCATCGCGCCTAGATTCCCCCGGATCGATATCAGCATCCAATCCCATCTCATCACTAGCTAACGCAAACTCACCGTTCCAGCGGTGTCGAGAATCTCGAGCATGCATTGCTGGCCGTCGACCTCGACCTGCTTCCTGTAGCTGTCCTCTATGGTGGGGTCGTACTTCTCGACGAAGATCCCCTGGACGAACTGGACGGTCAGGGCTGATTTACCGACGCCACCGCTCCCCAGCACCACGATCTTGTACTCGCGCATCTTCTCTGTGTTTTTCTACTACGGCAGAAATTCGTGTGTAATCTCGACGGGCTTTGCCTCTGGCTTCTTGCTGATCAGCGGCGTTACCGCCACCCTCTGCTCTCAGCTAGACGACTCTGCAAATAGAACAAACAGAAGATGCTGAGTTTGATATTAGGTATGCGTGTACATTAGGTCGTCGTATTTAGGTCTAAACACTTTTTCGGgtctacacgcgcgcgctggTTTCTTCATTTCGGCTAATGGTCGTGTACCCTCGGAGGGTAAGTATTCCATTTTAATTATCATTTCTTAATTAGCGCGCGAGTGAGCGTAAATAATGGCTCTCCTCGCGAACTTGTTTAATTTACACACAGTGGAAGCCGCGTGTCTTTTCGAATCGCGCTTTGAGACAAAGTTTGAAAAGTTCCGGCATACTCGGCCGCGCGTCATTAGctaaatcgaaaaatttttcaacgtTACATCAGGATGTATCTCTCTGGTTTTTGAATTGGTCCGCTGCCTAATGGACCGCAGCGTAGCTCGGGATCTGGGACAAGGGAGGCTGAAGGCTCTCCTTCATTCAATCACGCGAAAGCTCCCCGAGTCCAATTACTTTACTGAGTGCGACTGTTCAAAAGCTCGAATCCGCGCAAGGACCTTCGCTTCTTCGCGGTAAGTACTTCTCGTGTATAACACAAGGATAGTTTAAATTATCCtccaaattttcaatttacgaACGTTCGAAATACCAGATGGCGCCACCGGTCGTCAAGACGAAAAcaatactctctctctctctctctctctctctctctctctctctctcttcaggGCGCTTACTTATGAATCAGTCaatacgacgacgacgcgtaTGCGACCAAAAAGTATCCTTCCGCTGTGCCGCGTACATCATGCATAATTAATCCCCTCTTTGTGCGACGCCTCGAGTATAATTTCGGCGTGACGTCACACATGCGTAGTCGCATTGAAATTCGCGCGTCCGGTCCCGAtggtaatataataatatacccCCTTCTTCcgcagaatattttttttttcattctccgCTCTCGTTTATTACAACAAAGTTTACGTCGATACGCTCATTTAGCAGCAGCATCGGGTTTAGCGGAGAGGGGAAGTATTTTAATTTCGGAAGAATGCGCCCGATGAATAGTTGttggcagcggcggcggatAAACAATTACACCGCAGGCCTCAGCGGCTTTAAATATATCGATCGGAGATGAGGGGACGTATTATACAACGCGTAACATAACAAGTACCGGCGATTGCGCAACGGCTTAATTAATCTCTAAAACGAGGAACAATATAACGAGTCGTTGAAACGATAGTCCGTTTCTCCAaacctctgtgtgtgtgtgctgaacgtcctaatctctctctctctctctctctctctctctctctctctctctctctctctctctctccctctctctctctctctctctctctctctctctctctctctgctccgCTGCTTGTATAAGATCCGATCCAGCGTTAGCTTTAATTCCAGTGGATAATCGAGAGAAGCAGCGAACACACACGTCGATAGCAACAAGTGCACAGGGATAGAGAGTCGATTTTTGAGCCCGAGCCAGAACTCGCTTTGCAATCTTTGCGCGCGCGTCACGGggtcgagagctttttttctctctctctctctctctctctctctctctctctcagtgtatAGCCTCAGCCGCAACGAATTTCCTGACCCATTTCCAGCGTTTAATACAGGCGCGCGCGGCTCCTCCGTATTACggtcagcagcagcggcggctgcTGTGGTAGGAGGGAAAATAAAGCGCCTCGggtttgtatgtgtgtgtttttttttcttcccctTTTCCAGACTTGGCCGCTGATGTTTGGACGCCGGGATTGCAACGTTGGCACGAGTCGCTGCCGCGAGCTCTGTGTATACAGGGGATGAAAAATTGGAGGGATGATGATGGATGTGTGTACATGAGTGACTTTCTTCGCTGTCGAGGagacggattttttttttttttttttttttaataataggtATACGCGAGGGATGGATGTGTGTTGAGTTCAGCGATCGTTTAATCGAGGGAAATTGTACTCGCGGACGCTGCATTGTTTCGCGAGTGCGTATGCGTATAGGAGTATCATCGGATGATCCGAGGCGACGCGCGGAATTCGAATAATTCGAGCTATGGGAGAGTCGCGGATCAAAGGGACGAGAAGCCCGGGTTTAAGAGCGATAACGCCCTCTGGTAATTGTTCAATTatcacacgagagagagagagagagagatgcgaggACTGCTGCATTCCAGGGGATTGAGCTTCGCTCGTTTCTGTGTTACGGGGAAGCGAGAATGATGAGAGTGACTTTTACGGTATTATGAATTATTGTAGCTTCTTCGCAATCGGTTATTCGAGAGACGCAGCATCCATGATGTCAGTGCAGAAAACGAAGATTACCTCGCGAAAAAtctcaataaaaaataaaaaccaagCTCGATCCTCGCGCGGAAAAGCGTCTCCGCCGTAAGCTCGCGCGTACACGCAAGCGGCTGCAGGGGCGCTTGAATTAATCAATGATATCATAATACAGGCATTGTTCTCTCGTCGCGCCTTTGtatcgtacacacacacacacacacacgcacacacgacgCCCATGTGCCACTGCAACGCGCTACACACAGTCTCTCATTTGTGGAGGCTTACTCAAGCCTAATTAACAATGACGAAAGCCAAGCTTGAAATTCATTCGACGCGACGTGTGCGTATAATACGCGGCGGCTGAAATTAAAGCAGTTTTTCGACTGCTGTCGCTGCAGCAAAAAGGCCGACCGGCAGCTCTCCTCTCGAGAACTAATGAGTTGCAAGGAGCGACGAGAGTGTGCAGGCAGGCCTGCAAGTTTGCCCATTAAAATTTGTCGAGATGTagagctcgcgcgagagagttgATTTAATGAAAAGCCCGAGGAAATTTCAGCGCAGATATCCGCAGCGCAGCGCAACTTACATAATTAGAGACGAGCGTTATTACGGCGAAATTGTTTATTAAACGCTCGTCGCTCTTATACAAGGTACGTACGTTCCGCGCGAAAAGAAAACGAGAAGAAGTAGGCCAGCAGCGGCACACTTGATTATACGGACCTGCAAATATTTTTAGAGGCAATCGCAGCTGCGAAAAGTGTGTGTATAGTCGGTCGAATcgataaagaagaaaaaaagcttcCGATCAGCATGTCTATACTACGCAGGATAGCGGCAGCTTTGTGAGAGCAAGAAGGTAAATACGTTATATCTGGCCGAGCGAGTCTTACCGCACTTGATTGCCCTGCGCGCCTCGGCACAGCGTTGTCATCGCCGCCTTGTGTTTCGaccacagagagagagagagagagagagagagagagagagagagagagagagagagagagagagagagagagagagagacggggagTATAGCCGCCCCCTTTTAGCCGGAGCTAGTGTGTGTATAGTGCAGGCgcacgagtgtgtgtgtgtgtgtgcgtgtgcggcGTTGCTGCTGCGCCCTAAATCCGGTCtgccgagagagaaatagagaggTCAGCGCGATAACGCTGCCGGCCGCAGTCGAGAGTGAAGTTCGATACTGCCGGCCGTATGTGGAGGCGATAAGGTGCTTCTACGCTGCTTAGAAACGGTTTTACgcctttttttttcctttaaaaAAGAGCGGCTGCTTCGTTTTTGGAAGGTGGGCTAAATGTTAATCTCGAATAGTCGTCCACCTCGTTTTTTTCCCTCGAAACCAAAGCGTGAAGCGCACGACGCTCTATTTGCTCCCCTATCAAAATTCATCCTTGCGTGCGCGCGTGATCCGGCGAATAAACAGAGCTAAAAACGTCGTTTTCCGCGCCAtcgagcgcgcggctctcgacGCTTCGCTGGACattcccactctctctctctctctctctctctctctctctctctctctctctctttctagctCCGTTCGGTCACTAAAATtcaattatgtaaaattttcgaTCGCGCCACATTTTACGCTGCTATATAAGCgatagcttttataaattcattCGGAAGGAGGATATATAAGCAGCAGGTGCTGTTTGTTGAGAGTCCAACCTGgatgtaaattttgttatatacgCGGAAGACTTTGTTCTCTCTTGAGTGAAATCCTAACGTATATACGTACACGGCTCTCGAGAGCGGCTGAATCGATTAGCCCAAAGCTCCGCATTAATCCCGGCGCTCCAACTTTTTAACAACCCGCTGGTATACATCCCCTCGAAGTTTAAACCTCGATGTAAACTGCAGCGGCTGGAagttgtgtgcgtgtgttatACGTATAAACCGGTGCTGTTGTATAAGGGAGAGGGATGATGCTCGCAATGAGAAATCGTTAACAAGCATCTGTTGACGAGGCTGGTGTGTGCGATATTCAATTTGCCACAGGAAAATAGCTAGAAGAGAACTTTTACCAACTATGTGCTCTTTTTTTGAATATGGCGCGGTGATTCTAATTGCAAAATCGTCAACGATAACTGCGATGAACAAACTGACGGGAAGAAAAAATTGGAGAGACGGCAACGATAATTCACTCAGGAAGCAGCGGTCTTATCGTCGGAAAAAAGAGAGTTTAAAGGAAGCGCTATTGATTGGGGGCCGGCAAACGGTGTCACGGCGTCTGGAGCGTCTGCAGTTATATATCTCTCCGAATTTATTTTCCAGCGGATAATCCCGCGATCGCATGCAGACGTCCTGCAGCTATCTATACACCCCCAATGCAGTGGAAACTGCGGAAGAGGATGACGGAagaggatatatatatatatatatatatatataaaaaagagACACGGAATATTGCTTTTCCGTCAATCGGCGACTCGAAACAGTAACAGCAACAACAATGACGAGAGTGATGGACGGCAATCCGTCGGGTAAACTTCCTTTATAAACCGTTTATCCCCGGGCACGTCCTCGACTGTGGATCAATTCGGAAAGCACTTGTCTCGCGTTACGGACTGACAAGTTCGATTGTTGTCTCGAGTTCGCGGCGATCGGTTGTCCCTGACAACTCAGTTTTCGCGATATCGGACCCCCCTGATCCAAGCTGGACGTTTAAAACTTACGAATTTCCGACAGGGATTTGTCGACTAGCAATAGCGTCGATGAGGATTTCGGGGCTTACCTGCAACAGAAGGGAAAATTGAACGATTAGATTAAAGATAAAAGTGTGTCGGTAAAGCAGAAACCCCACAACCCCCTACACCCGATTTCAAAGCAGCTCGTGTAAGTTACAGTGTATTCGGCCACTATACTAAAAAAGCTTCCCACACACGGCAAAGTGCGCGTCGGACatcagagagggagagctcgTAGCCTATAGTAAAAAACTGTGTCGCAGAAAGAGTGTGACGCAAGGGCCAGAGCCTTTTATTTCGCGCGGCGAAATATCAGCCGGCTGATAAGGAAGAAAGCCAGGCCGAAGGAAATCGCGTGGAAGACTCTTCCGCGGCGTTAAATCATCTTTAAGCATGTAAGTAGTTCGTTGCACTCTAAAATCGACCAATCGAGCGCCAGTTGCTATCGTGACGAAAAGTTTCTTCTTACACGGTGCTGGCTCCGTATAACGAgggttatttttttatacaataaatatacCAATATTTCCCTCCCTATACGGTATTCGAACAGAGGTCAGCTCTCGTCCTTTCAATCTGCGAACAATGCGTGGGCGCTAGTGTAGGCAGTCAGCGCTTTTATATCTCGTATTCGCGGGGCGTGTAATTCAAAGAAAAGGGCCGAGAGCTTCCATTATCCGCGCGCGGTGACGACCGAAAAAAGTCAGTCAGCGCCAGCGCTCTTTTCAGAGACAAACGACACACACATTTTTCCCTTTTCTCGGAGATGGCCACCAGCTGAAATGgaaagtaattaaaaaatctcccccgcgcgcgagagacagagagaaataaaaaaatcgtgTCGGTCGTCGATTTGGGTCAGGTGTGTGGGAAAGAATGAAACaaagcacaaaaaaaaaatgaaaatgctttctctatctctctacgTAATCGTATATCATTGCAGAGGGTATAAATAGCGCGAGCGAGTTTTAAGGGGACGTAAATTACGCGCGATTTACGACTGGCTATCGATTCGCGACTCTGTTGTATACACGtctgagtgtgtgtgtgtgtgtgtgtgtgcgtgtgtgtgtgggtataaGGTTTGGGGATCGATCGGTCATCGGTGCTGCTATACAAGCTTCAGTTTTGGCTAATAACTTTGGCGCGCGGATATAAGAAAGCAATGACGAATTATacgaattcttttttttaattcttcttcGTTGATTCGCAATTCCAAGGGTCGCCGTCACGGTCTGTTACGTACGAAGTTACAAACGGGGCTCACGCGCATACAAAGGCGAAAGAAATATACTtaatacacacagacacacagcAGAGGCTCTGAAATGATCAATCAAGCGCGACCTACTTCTCTCGCGGTCTTTTAACGTCGTTATTAAACGTCTCGAGGAACTTTTTCGGTAAGTAACTCCGCTTCTAGGAGAAAAATTCACTCCGCGATAAGACGTACTGGAGAGCTGACGAGCCCAGCACACAAAGAGtagtaaagagagaaaagtcaGAGGCAGGAAAAGACGGCGCGCCTTGTGACAGCGGCTCTATGAACCTGCA is from Nasonia vitripennis strain AsymCx chromosome 1, Nvit_psr_1.1, whole genome shotgun sequence and encodes:
- the LOC100117170 gene encoding ras-related protein Rap1, giving the protein MREYKIVVLGSGGVGKSALTVQFVQGIFVEKYDPTIEDSYRKQVEVDGQQCMLEILDTAGTEQFTAMRDLYMKNGQGFVLVYSITAQSTFNDLHDLREQILRVKDTDDVPMVLVGNKCDLEDERVVGKDQGVNLARQYNCAFMETSAKAKINVNDIFYDLVRQINKKSPEKKMKQKKKSLCIVL